A portion of the Pedobacter cryoconitis genome contains these proteins:
- a CDS encoding 4-hydroxyproline epimerase: protein MGSKTFFCVDAHTCGNPVRLVAGGGPLLQGETMSEKRQHFLKEYDWIRTGLMFEPRGHDMMSGSILYPPHNIENDIAVLFIETSGCLPMCGHGTIGTITIAIEEGLIQPKIPGFIRMEAPAGLVLIEYQQTGSKVTSVKLRNVPSYLAASELQVECPELGTLTFDVAYGGNFYAIVDPQENFAGLENYTAAQLIAWSQVIRGRINEQHTFVHPLDSTINGCSHILWAGATLDYSSTARNAVFYGNKAIDRSPCGTGTSARMAQWHAKGKLKKGETFIHESFIGSKFIGKIEEEVELNGSPAIIPSIEGWAKVYGYNTIKIDDDDPYAHGFQVI from the coding sequence ATGGGTAGTAAAACTTTTTTTTGTGTAGATGCACATACTTGTGGAAATCCGGTCAGGTTGGTAGCCGGTGGGGGGCCTTTGCTGCAGGGGGAAACTATGAGTGAGAAAAGACAGCATTTTTTGAAAGAATACGATTGGATCCGTACTGGGCTGATGTTTGAGCCCAGGGGACATGATATGATGTCAGGTAGTATCCTTTATCCGCCCCATAACATTGAAAATGATATTGCTGTTTTATTTATAGAAACCAGCGGATGTTTGCCAATGTGTGGTCACGGAACAATTGGTACGATTACCATTGCCATTGAAGAAGGACTTATCCAGCCAAAAATACCAGGTTTTATCCGGATGGAAGCTCCGGCAGGGCTGGTTTTAATTGAATATCAGCAAACGGGAAGTAAAGTGACTTCGGTTAAACTGCGGAATGTACCTTCGTATCTTGCTGCATCAGAACTGCAAGTAGAATGTCCTGAGCTGGGAACATTGACTTTCGATGTGGCCTATGGAGGAAACTTTTATGCCATTGTAGATCCACAAGAGAATTTTGCCGGGCTTGAGAATTATACAGCTGCACAACTGATTGCCTGGAGCCAGGTTATTCGCGGGCGCATCAATGAGCAGCATACTTTTGTTCATCCATTGGATTCGACAATTAATGGCTGCAGTCATATTCTTTGGGCTGGGGCTACTTTAGATTATTCATCCACAGCGCGTAACGCTGTGTTTTATGGAAATAAGGCGATAGACCGTTCACCTTGTGGTACAGGCACCTCTGCAAGGATGGCTCAATGGCATGCCAAAGGTAAGCTGAAAAAGGGAGAGACCTTTATTCATGAAAGTTTTATTGGAAGTAAGTTTATTGGGAAAATAGAGGAAGAGGTGGAACTAAATGGTTCACCAGCAATTATTCCAAGCATTGAAGGCTGGGCAAAGGTATACGGCTATAATACCATCAAAATTGACGATGATGATCCATATGCGCATGGTTTTCAGGTCATTTAA
- a CDS encoding aldehyde dehydrogenase (NADP(+)), which yields MEGKNIVCSAYAEPSGESFEAINPATGKELEGAFFKASSVDITNALNGAEIAFQTYKNIDKDLKASFLRSIADEILSLGDELISRAAAESGLPVARLQGELGRTTGQLRLFADLVEEGSWVQAIIDPALPERKPMPRADIRRMLVPLGPVVVFGASNFPLAFSVAGGDTASALAAGCPVVVKAHPAHLGTSALVGSAIIKAIDKSGLPKGLFSLLYDSGYEVGAALVKHPKTKAVTFTGSFKGGNALIRLAQEREVPIPVFAEMGSINPIILLPGALENRAEELAQKCAGSITQGSGQFCTNPGLMIAVQSPALEKFKSALAAAILASPSSTMLTAGIFSNYSQLSKEILDDNHIDLLAESTVINKELECQPAARVALISAKDFISSIKFQQEIFGPYSLLVTAKDAIELQEVIGVLEGQLTATLMAEPQELENYQELLNELIDKTGRLILNGVPTGVEVCAAMQHGGPHPATNDSRFTSVGSMAIYRFARPVAWQDWEDELLPDALKAKNPLGIYRLVDQKWIK from the coding sequence ATGGAAGGAAAAAATATTGTATGTTCAGCTTATGCTGAACCTTCGGGGGAAAGCTTTGAGGCTATAAACCCTGCTACAGGTAAAGAACTGGAGGGTGCTTTTTTTAAAGCATCTTCAGTTGATATCACCAACGCACTAAATGGTGCTGAAATTGCATTTCAAACCTATAAAAACATAGATAAAGATTTAAAAGCATCTTTTTTAAGAAGTATTGCCGATGAAATTCTCTCGTTAGGAGATGAACTGATCAGCCGGGCTGCGGCTGAAAGTGGCCTGCCTGTTGCAAGGCTGCAAGGTGAACTTGGGCGGACCACAGGACAATTGAGATTGTTTGCGGATTTGGTAGAAGAAGGATCGTGGGTACAAGCTATTATTGATCCTGCTTTGCCGGAAAGAAAGCCTATGCCTCGTGCGGATATCCGCAGGATGCTGGTACCGCTGGGGCCGGTAGTTGTTTTTGGGGCCAGTAATTTTCCGCTTGCCTTTTCCGTTGCCGGAGGAGATACTGCTTCTGCATTGGCAGCAGGGTGTCCGGTGGTAGTGAAAGCCCATCCGGCACATTTAGGTACCAGTGCATTGGTGGGATCAGCGATTATAAAAGCTATAGACAAATCGGGCCTTCCTAAAGGATTATTTTCTTTGTTATACGATAGTGGATATGAAGTTGGTGCAGCTCTGGTTAAACACCCAAAAACAAAGGCTGTAACATTTACAGGTTCTTTTAAAGGAGGGAATGCTTTGATCCGGCTGGCACAGGAGCGTGAGGTCCCAATTCCGGTATTTGCGGAAATGGGTAGTATTAATCCGATTATCTTATTGCCTGGGGCATTGGAGAACAGAGCGGAAGAACTTGCACAGAAATGTGCCGGATCCATTACACAAGGTTCGGGACAGTTTTGCACTAATCCAGGATTGATGATAGCAGTACAGTCGCCAGCACTTGAAAAATTCAAATCGGCTCTGGCTGCTGCAATTCTTGCCTCGCCATCTTCAACTATGCTAACTGCTGGTATTTTCAGTAATTATAGTCAGCTTTCTAAAGAGATACTGGATGACAATCATATTGATCTGCTTGCAGAATCAACTGTTATAAATAAAGAATTGGAGTGCCAGCCGGCTGCCAGGGTCGCTTTAATCAGCGCGAAGGATTTTATAAGCAGCATTAAATTTCAGCAGGAGATCTTCGGACCTTATTCTTTGCTGGTGACTGCAAAAGACGCTATTGAGCTACAGGAAGTTATAGGTGTGCTGGAAGGTCAGTTAACTGCTACTTTAATGGCAGAACCACAAGAACTGGAGAATTATCAGGAGCTTTTAAATGAGCTGATAGATAAAACTGGACGGTTGATCCTGAATGGAGTACCTACTGGAGTAGAGGTTTGTGCAGCAATGCAGCATGGTGGCCCGCATCCGGCAACAAATGATAGTCGCTTTACTTCTGTAGGCAGTATGGCAATCTATCGTTTTGCAAGACCAGTGGCTTGGCAGGATTGGGAAGATGAATTGCTTCCTGATGCGCTTAAAGCAAAAAACCCTTTAGGAATTTACAGATTGGTGGATCAAAAATGGATTAAATAA
- a CDS encoding TlpA disulfide reductase family protein has protein sequence MKIIMLIGMALSLSLFAEAQNGYTVKGQVGKLNKPAKAFLIINDNGKPKVDSVMIVDGKFEFKGSTPSPTDANVMIRHTLNKNSGVAPKRDAKSFLLDNENISFVTPTDSISKAVITGSTLTEESGKVDNYLRPFYDKYKVLDNEFKAQPEAKKQDKDYIKTLEERAKVIADEIVAAKLKYVKENPDQYMSVMALNSTLAPGFDAIAAEKVFLGINENLRNSYLGKKVAERIASTKKTQDGVEAPEFSQTDVDGKIVKLSDYRGKYVLVDFWASWCAPCRRENPNLIKAYDQYHAKGFEILGVSLDKPTDREKWLKAIADDKLIWKQVSDLKGWENAAAKLYEVTAIPMNFLVDPSGKIVAKDLRGEALNEKLKSLFGNNPK, from the coding sequence ATGAAGATAATAATGCTCATAGGTATGGCGCTAAGCTTGTCTCTTTTTGCTGAGGCTCAGAACGGTTATACGGTTAAAGGCCAGGTAGGAAAATTGAATAAGCCTGCAAAAGCTTTTCTTATTATAAATGACAATGGGAAGCCGAAAGTGGATTCTGTGATGATTGTGGATGGCAAATTTGAATTTAAAGGTTCAACCCCTTCGCCAACTGACGCAAATGTCATGATCAGGCATACGCTTAATAAGAATAGTGGTGTAGCTCCAAAAAGAGATGCAAAATCTTTTCTTCTTGATAATGAAAACATCAGCTTTGTGACTCCTACAGATTCAATCTCAAAAGCTGTAATTACCGGCTCGACGCTAACTGAAGAGAGTGGTAAGGTAGACAATTACCTGCGTCCGTTTTATGATAAATATAAGGTACTGGATAATGAATTTAAAGCGCAGCCAGAAGCGAAGAAACAGGATAAGGATTATATAAAAACGTTGGAGGAGCGCGCAAAGGTGATCGCCGATGAGATTGTAGCGGCCAAGCTTAAATATGTAAAGGAAAATCCTGATCAGTATATGTCGGTAATGGCACTGAATTCAACACTGGCCCCGGGATTTGATGCGATTGCTGCGGAAAAGGTTTTTCTGGGTATCAATGAAAATCTGAGAAACAGTTATTTGGGAAAAAAGGTGGCAGAAAGAATTGCCTCAACCAAAAAAACACAGGATGGCGTTGAAGCACCTGAATTTTCTCAGACTGATGTGGATGGCAAAATAGTTAAGCTTTCTGATTACAGGGGTAAATATGTACTGGTTGATTTTTGGGCATCCTGGTGTGCGCCATGCAGAAGGGAAAACCCAAATCTGATTAAGGCATATGACCAGTATCATGCAAAGGGTTTTGAAATCCTGGGTGTATCACTGGACAAACCAACCGATCGTGAGAAGTGGCTGAAAGCTATAGCTGATGATAAGTTAATCTGGAAACAGGTAAGTGACCTGAAAGGATGGGAAAACGCAGCGGCCAAACTATACGAGGTAACTGCGATCCCTATGAATTTTTTGGTAGACCCAAGTGGTAAGATTGTTGCAAAAGATCTGAGAGGTGAAGCCTTAAATGAGAAATTGAAAAGCCTTTTCGGAAATAATCCCAAATAG
- a CDS encoding GH92 family glycosyl hydrolase, translated as MAYYRAISALLLIAAFNWCTPARAQKKLYQYVDPMIGSEGLGRVFVGPSCPFGMIKPSPDCTSAPNSGWLPDPTPVTGFSQVHVSGTGGGPKYGNIQLMPFVGALNKTEQSSMRENEHVALGYYGVTLKKNQIKAEISAAERAAIYRFTYPEKAQKALKIDAGFFLGEQPEPDAREAQQFVGSEIEMVSAYEVRGYSRIRGGWNNGAAYTVFFDAVFDSPVITYTTWKGDKLYPGKKQQFDAGEKTGTLLAFKNSLSDTLKVKIGISFISELKAKENVDQEIPHWSFERVLGEVQNKWEALLSRIEVNDDATLDQKKLFYTGLYHTMLMPADRTGENPLWTVDKPYYDDFYAIWDTFRSSNPLITLISPKREIEIVNALLNIYKHDGYMPDSRSGNYNGRTQGGSNAEVLIADAYVKKLPGIDYNLALEAMLKDATVPPGGNGEKEGRGGLTDYNKLGYVSYDFARSGNRTLDYAYDDYCIAVVAKGLGKDKIYQRFLKQADNWRNLWRDDYQDHGATGFIMPRDAAGHWLDNIVYGEANNQHPTFKYTPLTREFPWYVCHWCAFLYEATSWEYSLSIPHQVPIVIAKSGGKEAFRRRLDTLFDNKYYNVANEPSFLTPCLYHWIGRPDLSSKRIRQIIAKNYNTSHFGLPGNDDSGAMSSWLSFQMMGLYPNAGQSYYLINSPLLKQSILHQENGRDFKIIAKKLSDENIYIKSASLNGKPFNQAWIEHDDVAMGGELELEMDDKPSAWGTRILPPVKY; from the coding sequence ATGGCGTATTACAGGGCAATCAGTGCTTTATTATTAATAGCAGCATTTAACTGGTGTACACCAGCACGTGCACAGAAAAAATTATACCAATATGTTGATCCGATGATTGGTTCAGAAGGATTAGGACGGGTTTTTGTGGGGCCATCTTGTCCTTTTGGTATGATTAAACCCAGCCCTGATTGTACCTCGGCACCCAATAGCGGGTGGTTACCGGATCCTACACCAGTTACAGGTTTTAGCCAGGTGCATGTAAGTGGAACGGGTGGGGGCCCTAAATACGGTAATATTCAGCTTATGCCATTTGTAGGTGCGCTGAATAAAACAGAGCAATCTTCAATGCGAGAGAATGAGCATGTGGCATTGGGATACTATGGCGTTACACTTAAAAAGAATCAGATCAAAGCTGAAATTTCAGCCGCAGAAAGAGCTGCTATTTATCGGTTTACTTACCCTGAAAAAGCACAAAAAGCCTTGAAAATTGATGCAGGTTTCTTTTTAGGCGAGCAGCCGGAACCTGATGCACGCGAGGCCCAGCAATTTGTAGGATCGGAAATAGAAATGGTATCGGCTTACGAAGTAAGGGGGTATAGCCGAATTCGTGGCGGTTGGAATAATGGTGCTGCTTATACTGTGTTTTTTGATGCCGTGTTTGACAGCCCGGTTATAACTTATACTACCTGGAAAGGTGATAAACTTTATCCTGGTAAAAAACAACAGTTTGATGCAGGTGAAAAAACAGGTACTTTACTGGCATTTAAAAACAGCCTTTCTGATACGCTAAAGGTTAAGATTGGCATTTCTTTTATCAGCGAGTTGAAAGCTAAAGAAAACGTAGACCAGGAAATCCCTCATTGGAGTTTTGAACGGGTATTAGGCGAGGTGCAAAATAAATGGGAAGCACTTTTAAGCCGGATCGAAGTTAACGATGATGCCACATTAGACCAGAAGAAACTCTTTTACACCGGGCTGTATCATACCATGCTGATGCCTGCAGATCGTACTGGTGAAAATCCATTGTGGACGGTTGATAAGCCTTATTATGATGATTTTTATGCCATATGGGATACCTTCAGGTCATCAAACCCATTAATTACTTTAATATCGCCCAAACGCGAAATTGAAATTGTGAACGCGTTGCTTAATATTTATAAGCACGATGGCTATATGCCCGATTCGCGCAGCGGCAATTATAACGGGCGTACACAAGGCGGTTCAAATGCTGAGGTATTAATTGCCGATGCATATGTTAAAAAGCTGCCGGGCATTGATTATAACCTGGCTTTAGAAGCTATGCTTAAAGACGCTACCGTTCCACCCGGTGGAAATGGAGAAAAAGAAGGAAGAGGCGGATTAACTGACTATAACAAGCTGGGTTATGTATCTTATGATTTTGCACGCTCGGGTAACCGAACGCTTGATTATGCTTATGATGATTACTGCATTGCGGTTGTTGCTAAAGGGTTAGGAAAAGATAAAATCTATCAGCGTTTTTTAAAGCAGGCTGATAACTGGCGTAACTTATGGCGCGATGATTATCAGGATCATGGCGCAACTGGCTTTATTATGCCTAGAGATGCTGCAGGGCATTGGTTAGACAATATTGTTTATGGCGAAGCTAATAATCAGCATCCTACATTCAAGTATACACCGCTTACGCGTGAGTTTCCGTGGTATGTATGCCATTGGTGTGCTTTTTTATACGAAGCAACTTCGTGGGAGTATTCGTTAAGCATCCCGCATCAGGTTCCCATTGTAATTGCTAAATCTGGCGGTAAAGAGGCATTCAGGCGCAGGCTCGATACGCTGTTCGATAACAAATATTACAACGTAGCTAACGAGCCATCATTTTTAACACCTTGCCTGTATCACTGGATAGGCCGCCCCGATCTTAGTAGTAAACGCATCCGTCAGATCATAGCTAAAAACTATAATACTTCACATTTTGGGTTACCGGGTAATGATGATTCTGGCGCTATGTCGTCATGGCTGTCATTTCAAATGATGGGGCTGTATCCTAACGCTGGACAGTCTTATTATCTTATTAATTCGCCTTTGCTTAAGCAAAGCATTTTGCACCAGGAGAATGGCAGGGATTTCAAGATAATCGCTAAAAAACTGAGCGATGAAAATATTTACATCAAATCTGCAAGCCTGAATGGCAAACCATTTAACCAGGCCTGGATAGAACATGATGATGTTGCGATGGGTGGTGAACTGGAACTGGAAATGGACGATAAACCATCTGCATGGGGAACCAGAATATTACCTCCTGTTAAATATTAA
- a CDS encoding dihydrodipicolinate synthase family protein, with product MSINWSGVFPAVTTKFTANDELDFNTFDLNLEAQLEAGAQGIILGGSLGEASVLTDEEKFELLSHTLKTVNGRVPVLLNIAEPTTKKAVAAAKKAGELGANGLMLLPPMRYYADHDETLAFFSAVAESTELPIMIYNNPVDYKIEVTLEMFDYLARYSNIQAVKESTRDISNITRMFNRFGERFKIFTGVDPLAMESLVMGAHGWVAGLVDAFPKETVAVYRLVKQNRIAEALAIYRWFLPVLELDIHPKLVQYIKLAEVATGIGTETVRAPRLPIKGEERERVLKVLNDALANRPQLPAGSWGK from the coding sequence ATGAGCATCAACTGGAGTGGGGTATTTCCTGCTGTAACTACAAAATTTACAGCAAACGACGAACTTGATTTTAATACATTTGACCTGAACCTGGAGGCGCAGCTGGAAGCAGGGGCTCAGGGCATTATTTTGGGTGGATCTCTTGGCGAAGCAAGTGTATTAACAGATGAAGAGAAATTTGAACTCTTATCCCACACGCTTAAAACAGTAAATGGGCGTGTTCCTGTATTGCTGAACATCGCAGAACCAACCACAAAGAAAGCTGTTGCAGCAGCAAAAAAAGCGGGCGAATTGGGCGCTAATGGTTTAATGTTATTACCCCCGATGCGTTATTATGCTGATCATGATGAAACGCTGGCTTTTTTCTCTGCGGTTGCAGAGTCTACAGAATTGCCGATTATGATCTATAACAATCCGGTAGATTACAAGATTGAAGTTACACTGGAAATGTTTGATTACCTGGCCCGCTATAGCAATATCCAGGCAGTGAAAGAATCTACCAGGGACATTTCCAATATTACGCGCATGTTTAACCGTTTTGGGGAGAGGTTTAAGATCTTTACTGGTGTAGATCCTTTAGCTATGGAAAGTTTGGTAATGGGTGCACATGGTTGGGTTGCGGGCCTTGTAGATGCTTTCCCTAAAGAAACAGTAGCTGTTTACAGGCTGGTAAAACAGAACCGTATCGCGGAGGCGCTTGCTATTTACCGCTGGTTCCTGCCAGTCCTGGAACTTGATATACACCCGAAACTGGTGCAGTACATTAAGTTGGCGGAAGTTGCAACAGGTATTGGAACAGAAACGGTGAGAGCACCCCGTTTACCAATTAAGGGAGAGGAAAGAGAAAGGGTATTGAAGGTACTTAATGATGCGCTGGCCAATCGTCCACAATTACCTGCTGGCAGCTGGGGCAAATAA
- a CDS encoding NAD(P)/FAD-dependent oxidoreductase, whose translation MSNILIIGGGIAGLTSAYYLHKKGHQITILDKGELIDNCSFGNAGMIVPSHFVPLASPGMIQQGIRWMFNSKSPFYVRPSLNPDLIGWGLKFLKHATAGHVSRSAVPLRDLSLLSKQLFEELSKEPNFEFELKSNGILAFYKTEKAAEEEAHLAKNAIELGLDMAVLNPAECRLLQPDLKLDVLGAVHYRNDGHLYPPMLMNALLNYLDRAGVTIRRNHEVTRVESEGKKITKVFTGNKVWEADQYVLAAGSWSPAIAKMMGLNISIMPGKGYSFLEKEPQGRMSIPALLCEARVAITPMNGGIRYSGTMELDKINSRINMQRVRGIVESVPEYFPDLKPELPVEKEIWYGFRPSSPDGLPYIGRSTKRVNLIVATGHGMMGLSLGPATGALVSQIVSAEQPEIDIRPFSPAR comes from the coding sequence ATGTCAAATATATTAATTATAGGTGGTGGAATTGCAGGCCTTACCTCTGCTTATTATCTTCATAAAAAAGGTCATCAGATCACTATTTTAGATAAGGGTGAGCTCATAGACAATTGTTCTTTTGGAAATGCCGGAATGATTGTGCCCAGTCATTTTGTACCACTTGCTTCACCTGGTATGATCCAGCAGGGGATACGCTGGATGTTTAATAGTAAAAGCCCATTTTACGTAAGGCCATCGCTTAATCCAGATTTGATTGGGTGGGGACTGAAATTTTTGAAACATGCTACTGCAGGGCATGTCTCCCGCTCTGCAGTACCTTTAAGGGATTTATCCTTGCTCAGTAAACAACTTTTTGAAGAGCTGAGTAAAGAGCCCAACTTTGAATTCGAATTGAAAAGCAATGGGATCCTGGCTTTTTATAAAACAGAAAAAGCTGCTGAAGAAGAAGCACATCTGGCTAAAAATGCCATAGAACTGGGTCTGGATATGGCGGTGCTAAATCCAGCAGAATGCCGGCTGCTGCAGCCAGATCTTAAGCTGGATGTTCTTGGCGCAGTTCATTACCGCAACGATGGTCATTTATATCCTCCGATGCTGATGAATGCTTTGTTAAATTATCTGGATCGGGCAGGAGTAACTATCAGGAGAAACCATGAGGTTACCAGAGTGGAGAGTGAGGGAAAAAAAATAACAAAGGTATTTACAGGAAATAAAGTATGGGAAGCCGATCAGTATGTATTGGCAGCGGGGTCATGGTCACCTGCAATTGCTAAAATGATGGGTTTGAACATTTCTATTATGCCCGGCAAAGGTTATTCTTTCCTGGAAAAAGAACCTCAGGGCAGGATGAGTATTCCTGCATTATTGTGTGAGGCAAGGGTGGCCATTACACCGATGAACGGCGGTATCCGATATAGTGGTACCATGGAACTGGACAAAATTAACAGCCGTATCAATATGCAGCGGGTACGGGGAATTGTAGAATCTGTACCTGAATATTTTCCAGACCTGAAACCGGAACTTCCTGTTGAAAAAGAAATCTGGTATGGCTTTAGACCATCTTCGCCTGATGGCTTGCCTTATATTGGGAGAAGTACCAAAAGAGTCAACCTTATTGTTGCAACGGGACATGGAATGATGGGCCTAAGCTTGGGCCCTGCTACAGGTGCTTTGGTGAGCCAGATTGTTTCAGCAGAGCAACCGGAAATTGATATCCGCCCGTTCTCTCCGGCCAGATAA
- a CDS encoding DUF5695 domain-containing protein, with product MMHLGFQYTAVFKAVFLRFRFNIYVLIGLMMLSGIVYGQSPWDILAKRSSTLGLKKGTLNFKAGALQLKLLKSSQTVAALNPGKERTFDFSPSDRLKLRSSNGLYQLGDLNLVLKTQGGEWKKYATAASRMPVRLMKSGGHILAASDLGPTLASTIPLRVRRYWEVQGGHLILRFELNNKSKQAVEIGGLGIPMIFNNILEGKTLEQTHAQNVFYDPYIGRDAGYLQVTRLSGHAPSLLVVPYGHTPFEAYNPLLDDPTPRGIAFEGFYEWTVYSKAYAEQEWKNAAQWNTPTSLILKPGETRNYGVKFIVSGTVKTIEQTLEKNQRPVAISVPGYVLPQDVDARLFLKYNRKVKTIAVEPQQALTVTASATTKNGWKSYQVQGKSWGRARLTVTYEDGLVQTINYKVIKPETEVIADYGNFLTTKQWFEQKDPIFKRSPSVISYDEDKKVQVTQDNRAWIAGLSDEGGAGGWLGAMMKELIAPNKTEIHKLQRFADSTLFGQIQVSTGPEKFGVRKSLFYYAPDSLPKGTYDSGINFKTWSAWPAREANSVGRSYNYPHVAAVHWVMYRLARNYKGLVNESDWRKYLTYAAETSLAMMRLAPYYAQFGQMEGTVFYLILKDLKAEGMLSLANALEEKMKVRALHWRSLKYPFGSEMPWDSTGQEEVYMWSSYFGFQDKAAVTMDAILAYVPIVPHWAYNGNARRYWDFLYGGKLSRIERMIHHYGSALNAIPILTDYRKHPNDFYLLRAGYGGLMGSISNITENGFAPAAFHAFPSTLRNDGLSGDYGSGFFGYAVNTASYILDHPEFGWLAFGGNLSKEGSWIHVKLTTAAKSAVFVAPAGLWITLDAGQIAEVSYQSGSGEVRLKLEPSNEYLPNALLKFQENSPLKGRYSIENAERNSRGNYVIPLVADQGTEVILKKN from the coding sequence ATGATGCACTTAGGATTTCAATACACTGCGGTTTTTAAAGCGGTTTTTCTACGTTTCAGATTCAATATATATGTACTGATTGGGTTGATGATGCTCAGCGGAATAGTATATGGACAGTCGCCATGGGATATATTGGCTAAGCGTTCTTCTACGCTTGGGCTGAAAAAAGGAACCTTAAATTTTAAGGCAGGGGCATTGCAGTTGAAACTGTTGAAATCTTCACAAACTGTGGCCGCCCTGAATCCTGGTAAAGAAAGAACTTTTGATTTTAGTCCGTCCGACCGCCTTAAGCTGCGAAGCAGTAATGGGCTTTATCAGCTGGGTGACCTGAACCTGGTATTGAAAACACAGGGAGGGGAATGGAAAAAATATGCTACTGCCGCTAGTCGCATGCCGGTACGATTGATGAAAAGTGGCGGACATATACTTGCCGCATCTGATCTTGGACCAACTTTAGCCTCAACTATCCCGCTTCGGGTGAGACGTTACTGGGAGGTACAAGGGGGGCATTTGATTTTACGTTTTGAACTGAATAACAAATCTAAGCAAGCTGTAGAGATTGGTGGTTTAGGAATTCCAATGATCTTTAACAATATTCTGGAGGGAAAAACGCTGGAGCAAACACATGCCCAAAATGTTTTTTATGATCCCTATATAGGCAGGGATGCAGGTTATCTGCAAGTTACCCGTTTGAGCGGCCATGCACCTTCATTGTTGGTAGTACCTTATGGACATACACCATTTGAAGCCTATAACCCTTTACTTGATGACCCAACACCCCGAGGAATTGCTTTTGAAGGTTTTTATGAATGGACCGTGTATAGTAAAGCTTATGCAGAACAGGAGTGGAAAAATGCAGCACAATGGAATACACCAACATCATTGATCTTAAAACCAGGTGAAACACGCAATTATGGTGTAAAGTTTATTGTATCAGGTACAGTAAAAACTATTGAACAGACACTAGAGAAGAATCAACGGCCGGTAGCGATTTCTGTTCCAGGCTATGTATTGCCGCAGGATGTAGATGCCAGGTTATTTCTAAAATATAACCGGAAAGTTAAAACTATAGCTGTTGAGCCGCAACAAGCTTTAACGGTAACGGCTTCAGCAACAACTAAAAACGGCTGGAAGTCTTACCAGGTTCAGGGTAAAAGCTGGGGCAGGGCAAGGCTAACTGTTACTTATGAAGATGGGTTGGTTCAAACTATAAATTATAAGGTGATTAAGCCTGAAACTGAAGTAATCGCTGATTATGGAAATTTTCTAACCACTAAACAATGGTTTGAACAGAAAGATCCCATCTTTAAGCGTAGTCCGTCTGTAATCAGTTATGATGAAGATAAAAAGGTGCAGGTTACCCAGGACAACAGGGCATGGATTGCTGGTTTAAGTGACGAAGGGGGTGCTGGAGGTTGGTTAGGGGCAATGATGAAAGAACTGATCGCACCAAATAAAACAGAGATCCATAAATTACAGCGTTTTGCAGATAGTACCTTGTTTGGGCAGATCCAGGTCAGTACCGGACCGGAAAAATTCGGAGTAAGAAAAAGTCTCTTTTATTATGCCCCGGATTCGTTACCTAAAGGTACGTATGATAGCGGGATCAACTTCAAAACATGGTCTGCCTGGCCAGCCAGAGAAGCCAATTCAGTAGGTCGTTCTTATAACTATCCACATGTGGCAGCTGTGCATTGGGTAATGTACAGACTGGCGCGAAACTATAAAGGACTGGTGAATGAATCGGATTGGAGAAAATATTTAACATATGCTGCTGAAACTTCATTGGCTATGATGAGGCTTGCACCTTACTATGCGCAGTTTGGGCAAATGGAAGGGACAGTATTTTATTTGATATTAAAAGACTTGAAAGCCGAAGGTATGCTGTCGCTTGCCAACGCGCTGGAAGAAAAAATGAAAGTTCGTGCGCTGCACTGGCGTTCGCTGAAATATCCGTTCGGAAGTGAAATGCCTTGGGATTCCACTGGGCAGGAAGAGGTTTATATGTGGTCGTCTTATTTTGGATTTCAGGATAAAGCAGCTGTAACCATGGATGCTATCCTGGCTTATGTTCCTATAGTGCCCCATTGGGCTTATAATGGTAATGCAAGACGCTATTGGGACTTTTTATATGGTGGCAAACTTTCACGGATAGAACGTATGATCCATCATTATGGATCTGCATTAAATGCTATACCGATATTGACAGACTACAGGAAACACCCAAATGATTTTTATCTGCTGCGGGCTGGCTATGGTGGTTTAATGGGTTCGATCTCAAATATTACTGAAAACGGTTTTGCCCCGGCGGCTTTTCATGCTTTCCCTTCTACTTTACGCAATGATGGGCTGTCTGGTGATTATGGTTCCGGATTTTTTGGTTATGCAGTAAATACGGCCAGCTATATACTTGATCATCCGGAGTTTGGCTGGCTTGCCTTTGGAGGTAATCTTTCGAAAGAAGGATCGTGGATACATGTTAAACTAACAACTGCGGCGAAATCTGCGGTATTTGTTGCACCTGCGGGATTGTGGATTACATTGGATGCAGGTCAGATAGCAGAGGTTTCTTATCAGTCTGGTTCAGGAGAAGTGCGTTTAAAACTGGAACCATCAAATGAATATTTGCCAAATGCCTTGTTGAAATTTCAGGAGAACTCCCCACTTAAAGGTAGGTACAGCATAGAAAATGCGGAAAGAAACTCCAGGGGAAATTATGTTATACCGCTTGTTGCTGATCAGGGTACTGAAGTGATTTTAAAAAAGAATTAA